The Mercurialis annua linkage group LG8, ddMerAnnu1.2, whole genome shotgun sequence genome window below encodes:
- the LOC126660480 gene encoding uncharacterized protein LOC126660480 translates to MDRFAKNLCMPILLLLMVIAMANATSLSYAKCTIKKYKMCYNVERACPSLCPNSCIVDCASCESICMQEDDGYSSILALGRRSLFDSGDGNDLSHGNGDNNGNTGNNGNSNGNGNIGDNNGNNNGNNNNNGDNGDNDGNNGGNNGGNGSNGDNNGNNGGNNGDNGKNIGDDKGKGDNNGGKGDDKGGKGNDSSHGNGDNNGNTGNNGNNNGNGNIGDNNGNNNGNNNNNGDNDGNNGENSGNGGGNGGNGSNNGNNGGNNGNNGDNNGDNGKNNGDDNGKGDNNGGKGDDKGGKGDDNDKNGKNNGDDKGKGDDNGNNNDGHGKGSGDKSPPTPSPSPPTPTPSPSPPPTPTPSTPSPPPPPPTPTPSSPPPPTPSTPTPTPSIPSTSPKTATCKNSYYPHCYNTKHVCPSSCPGGCEVDCVTCKPVCKCDRPGAVCQDPRFIGGDGLTFYFHGKKDRDFCLVSNSNLHINAHFIGKRNKKMARDFTWVQSIAILFDNHQIFLGALKTSTWDESVDRLSLSFDGEPLTLLENEGSTWQSSNAPGVLITRSANTNNVIIEVEGNFKITAKVVPITEQDSRVHNYGITKDDCFAHLDLGFKFYSLSDQVNGVLGQTYGPGYVSRVKIGAKMPVMGGNKEFQTSSLVAPDCAVARFAGVNGNADEFMQSLELPSLSCASGIDGHGVVCKR, encoded by the exons ATGGATCGATTTGCAAAAAATCTTTGCATGCCTATACTTCTCCTTCTAATGGTGATAGCTATGGCAAATGCAACTTCATTAAGCTATGCAAAATGTACTATTAAAAAGTACAAGATGTGTTACAATGTGGAGCGTGCTTGCCCTAGTTTGTGCCCTAATAGTTGCATTGTTGATTGTGCTTCTTGCGAATCTATATGCATGCAGGAGGATGATGGTTATTCATCGATCCTCGCTCTTGGTCGTCGTTCCTTGTTTGATTCTGGCGATGGCAATGATTTATCGCATGGCAATGGTGACAATAATGGCAACACAGGAAACAATGGGAATAGTAACGGTAATGGCAACATTGGCGACAATAATGGTAATAATAATGGCAACAACAATAACAACGGCGACAATGGCGACAATGATGGAAATAATGGCGGAAACAATGGCGGAAATGGCAGCAATGGCGACAACAATGGTAACAACGGCGGCAACAATGGCGATAACGGTAAAAATATTGGAGATGATAAAGGTAAGGgcgacaacaatggtggaaaGGGCGACGATAAGGGTGGAAAGGGCAATGATTCATCGCATGGCAATGGTGACAATAATGGCAACACAGGAAACAATGGGAATAACAACGGTAATGGCAATATTGGCGACAATAATGGTAATAATAATGGCAACAACAATAACAATGGCGACAATGATGGAAATAATGGCGAAAACAGTGGTAATGGTGGCGGAAATGGCGGAAATGGCAGCAACAATGGTAACAATGGCGGCAACAATGGTAACAATGGCGACAACAATGGCGATAACGGTAAAAATAATGGGGACGATAACGGTAAGGgcgacaacaatggtggaaaGGGCGACGATAAGGGTGGAAAGGGTGACGACAATGACAAAAACGGTAAAAATAATGGGGATGATAAAGGTAAAGGTGACGACAATGGAAACAATAATGATGGACATGGAAAGGGCAGTGGCGACAAATCACCACCTACCCCTTCACCTTCACCTCCTACTCCTACACCATCTCCATCTCCACCGCCGACGCCAACACCATCTACTCCCTCaccacctccaccaccaccTACTCCTACACCATCTTCACCGCCGCCACCAACACCTTCTACTCCTACACCTACTCCATCAATTCCTTCAACCTCACCAAAGACAGCCACATGCAAAAATAGTTACTATCCTCATTGTTACAATACCAAACATGTCTGCCCAAGTTCTTGTCCCGGTGGATGTGAAGTTGATTGTGTTACTTGCAAGCCTGTCTGCA AATGTGATCGCCCGGGGGCAGTTTGTCAAGACCCGCGATTCATCGGCGGAGATGGCCTTACCTTTTACTTCCATGGCAAGAAAGACCGCGATTTTTGCCTTGTTTCCAACTCTAACCTTCACATCAATGCCCATTTTATCGGAAAGAGGAACAAGAAGATGGCAAGAGACTTCACTTGGGTCCAATCCATCGCAATCCTCTTCGACAATCATCAAATATTCCTCGGTGCACTTAAAACCTCGACTTGGGATGAGTCCGTAGACCGCCTTTCCCTTTCCTTCGACGGTGAACCTCTAACTCTCCTTGAAAACGAGGGTAGCACATGGCAATCATCGAATGCACCAGGCGTATTGATCACTAGATCAGCTAACACTAACAACGTCATAATTGAAGTCGAAGGAAATTTCAAGATTACGGCCAAGGTCGTCCCTATAACGGAACAAGATTCAAGAGTTCACAACTATGGAATTACAAAAGATGATTGTTTTGCTCATCTTGATCTTGGATTCAAATTTTATTCTTTAAGTGATCAAGTCAATGGTGTATTAGGTCAAACCTATGGACCGGGTTATGTTAGCCGAGTGAAAATTGGTGCTAAAATGCCTGTAATGGGAGGGAATAAAGAATTTCAGACCTCGAGCCTCGTTGCACCGGATTGCGCTGTTGCTCGATTCGCCGGTGTTAATGGCAATGCCGACGAATTTATGCAATCTCTCGAGTTACCAAGTCTAAGCTGTGCAAGCGGGATTGATGGACATGGAGTAGTATGCAAGAGATGA
- the LOC126660477 gene encoding cyclase-like protein 2 yields the protein MHSHQMIILYLLTLAVRRISGVPIPVRREVYDNGNIFDITHRVNPDMPSWDSKKGIGEYIWLVASMKNGSSVNASEMKLSTHTGTHIDAPSHVYDEYYDAGFDIDSLDMRVLNGPALLVDVPRDTNITAQVMKSLEIPKGVNRVLFRTLNTDRKLMFKKEFDSSYVGFMSDGAKWLVENTDIKLVGLDYLSVASYIDALPTHLVFLKSKEIILVEGLKLDNIAAGLYNLHCLPLRLVRADGSPARCILID from the exons ATGCATTCTCATCAAATGATCATTTTATATT TACTAACTCTCGCGGTCCGCCGAATTTCGGGTGTTCCCATTCCGGTGAGACGAGAGGTGTACGACAATGGGAACATATTTGATATCACACATAGAGTGAATCCCGACATGCCTTCATGGGACTCAAAGAAAGGCATCGGTGAGTACATATGGCTCGTAGCTAGTATGAAGAATGGCTCTAGTGTCAATGCTTCAGAAATGAAGCTATCGACGCATACCGGCACACATATCGATGCTCCGTCGCATGTTTATGATGAGTACTATGATGCTGGATTCGACATTGATTCACTTGATATGCGGGTTCTTAATG GTCCAGCATTGCTAGTTGATGTTCCAAGAGACACTAACATAACAG CTCAAGTTATGAAGTCATTGGAAATTCCTAAGGGAGTGAATCGTGTACTTTTTAGAACTTTAAATACTGACAG GAAACTTATGTTTAAGAAAGAGTTCGACTCCAGCTATGTCGGATTCATGAGCGATGGGGCAAAATGGCTCGTAGAGAACACAGATATCAAACTTGTTG GACTTGATTATTTGTCAGTTGCTTCTTATATCGACGCCCTTCCAACGCATCTTGTTTTCCTTAAAAGCAAG GAAATAATTCTGGTGGAGGGACTAAAACTTGATAACATTGCAGCAGGACTATACAATCTCCATTGCTTGCCTCTAAGGTTGGTTCGTGCCGATGGATCGCCTGCTAGATGCATTCTTATCGACTAA
- the LOC126660473 gene encoding cyclase-like protein 2, with translation MSETRSKTTIICFLLILTTSSATATAYPTIHGTADTTATASEHDNLIPTRREVYGDGRIFDISHRITTKMPSLGSDDGLGHFLWLPASMKNGSLANNSEMKLPCHLGTHVDAPGHVFDHYFDAGFDVDSLDLEVLNGPALLVDVPRDSNITAEVMKSLHISKGVRRVLFRTLNTDRQLMFKPQLVTNFVGFTKDGAQWLVENTDIKLVGIDYLSIAAYSDLIPSHLVFLEGREIIIVEGLKLDNVQPGIYSVHCLPLRLVGAEGSPIRCILIK, from the exons ATGTCTGAAACAAGAAGCAAAACAACCATAATTTGTTTCCTCCTTATCCTCACCACCTCATCCGCCACCGCTACCGCCTATCCCACAATCCACGGCACGGCAGACACCACCGCAACGGCTTCCGAGCACGACAATCTAATCCCTACACGCAGAGAAGTGTACGGAGATGGCAGAATTTTCGATATTAGTCATAGAATAACAACAAAGATGCCATCTTTGGGCTCTGATGATGGTTTAGGACACTTCCTTTGGCTTCCGGCAAGCATGAAAAACGGGTCACTTGCTAATAACTCTGAGATGAAGTTGCCTTGTCATCTTGGGACTCATGTTGATGCTCCTGGACATGTTTTTGATCACTATTTTGATGCTGGGTTTGATGTTGATAGTCTTGATCTTGAAGTTCTTAATG GACCTGCTCTGTTGGTTGATGTTCCAAGAGACTCCAACATAACTG CTGAAGTTATGAAGTCGTTGCATATTTCCAAAGGCGTACGACGTGTGCTTTTCAGAACACTAAATACTGACCG GCAGCTTATGTTCAAACCTCAACTTGTCACAAACTTTGTGGGATTCACAAAGGATGGAGCACAGTGGTTGGTAGAAAACACAGACATCAAGTTGGTCG GAATTGATTACTTATCTATTGCTGCCTACAGCGATTTGATTCCATCTCATCTTGTCTTTCTAGAGGGCAGG GAAATCATTATAGTGGAAGGCCTAAAGCTTGATAATGTTCAACCCGGAATATATTCCGTCCATTGCTTACCTCTCAGGTTGGTCGGTGCGGAGGGGTCTCCCATAAGATGCATTCTCATCAAATGA
- the LOC126660476 gene encoding cyclase-like protein 2: MAKLMSIVQILLLLQLCNIVLTLAGRRVSDISGPVRREVYDNGKIYDITHRVNPDMPSWDSKNGVGEYIKLVNSMKNGSLFNDSELKFNTHTGTHIDAPSHFYEKYYDAGFDTDTVDLRILNGPALLVDVPRDSNITAKVMQSLKIPKGVTRVLFRTLNSDRKLMFKKEFDSSYTGFMSDGAKWLVENTDIRLVGVDYLSVASYVDILPTHLVFLKNREVTPVEALKLDGVKAGVYDLHCLPMRVLGADGSPTRCILIE, encoded by the exons ATGGCTAAACTTATGAGCATTGTCCAGATTCTACTATTATTGCAACTATGCAATATAGTACTAACTCTCGCTGGCCGGAGAGTTTCGGATATTTCCGGTCCGGTGAGACGAGAGGTGTACGATAACGGAAAAATATACGATATCACACATAGAGTGAATCCTGATATGCCTTCATGGGATTCAAAAAATGGTGTTGGTGAATATATAAAGCTTGTGAATAGCATGAAGAATGGTTCACTTTTTAATGATTCTGAATTGAAGTTTAATACACATACCGGCACGCACATCGACGCCCCGTCGCATTTTTACGAGAAGTATTATGATGCTGGATTCGATACTGATACGGTTGATTTGCGGATTCTTAATG GTCCAGCGTTGTTAGTTGATGTTCCAAGAGACAGTAACATAACTG CTAAAGTAATGCAGTCATTGAAAATTCCTAAGGGAGTGACTCGTGTACTCTTTAGAACTTTAAATAGTGACAG GAAACTTATGTTTAAAAAAGAGTTTGACTCGAGCTATACTGGATTCATGAGTGATGGGGCAAAATGGCTTGTAGAGAACACAGATATCAGACTTGTTG GAGTTGATTATTTGTCTGTTGCATCTTATGTTGATATCCTTCCAACACATCTTGTTTTCCTTAAAAACAGG GAAGTAACTCCGGTGGAGGCACTAAAACTTGACGGCGTTAAAGCAGGAGTATACGATCTCCATTGCTTGCCTATGAGGGTTCTCGGAGCCGATGGATCACCGACAAGATGCATTCTTATTGAATAG
- the LOC126660474 gene encoding cyclase-like protein 2, giving the protein MSKTTLICFLLLLTTISATTPAYPTIPGTEETTATASDQHNLNPVRREVYGDGRIFDISHRYTTNMPSWGSDDGLGQFLSLPASMKNGSHANNSEMKLPCHTGTHVDAPGHVYDHYFDAGFDVDTLDLEVLNGPALVVDVPRDSNITAEVMKSLHIPKGVRRVIFKTLNTDRQLMFKRQFDTSYVGFTKDGAQWLVENTDIKMVGIDYLSVAAYSDLIPSHLVFLEGREIILVEGLKLDDIQPGIYSVHCLPLRLLGAEGSPIRCILIK; this is encoded by the exons ATGTCAAAAACAACCTTAATTTGCTTCCTCCTCCTCCTTACCACCATCTCCGCCACCACCCCCGCCTACCCCACGATCCCCGGCACGGAGGAAACCACCGCCACAGCTTCCGATCAACACAATTTAAACCCAGTACGCAGAGAAGTGTACGGAGATGGCAGAATTTTCGATATCAGTCATAGATACACTACAAACATGCCATCTTGGGGCTCCGACGACGGTTTGGGACAGTTTCTTTCGCTTCCGGCGAGCATGAAAAATGGGTCTCATGCAAATAATTCGGAGATGAAGTTGCCGTGTCATACTGGGACCCATGTTGACGCTCCTGGGCATGTTTATGATCACTATTTTGATGCTGGGTTTGATGTTGATACACTTGATCTTGAAGTTCTGAATG GACCTGCTCTGGTGGTTGATGTTCCAAGGGACTCCAACATAACTG CTGAAGTTATGAAATCGTTGCATATCCCCAAAGGTGTACGGCGTGTGATTTTCAAAACACTGAATACCGACAG GCAGCTTATGTTCAAACGTCAATTTGACACGAGCTATGTGGGATTCACAAAGGATGGAGCGCAATGGTTGGTAGAAAACACAGACATCAAGATGGTTG GAATTGATTACTTATCTGTTGCTGCCTACAGCGATTTGATTCCGTCTCATCTTGTTTTCCTAGAGGGCCGG GAGATCATTTTAGTGGAAGGACTAAAACTTGATGACATTCAACCTGGAATATATTCCGTCCATTGCTTACCTCTCAGGTTGCTCGGTGCGGAGGGGTCTCCTATAAGATGCATTCTCATCAAATGA